The following proteins are co-located in the Arctopsyche grandis isolate Sample6627 chromosome 3, ASM5162203v2, whole genome shotgun sequence genome:
- the LOC143909449 gene encoding 8-oxo-dGDP phosphatase NUDT18 — MSDVEDQVRRALAANAAEEGRTPLLCDFSVAEQQAAAEAQGAPPPGGAAANAGPPKLPDSLTLVVACVLLNSEDEVLMVQEAKSACAGKWYLPAGRANPHETLHQAAERELLEETGLTAHLHTLLAVESAAGRWFRYVFTGEVTGGELKTPARADAESLQAKWVPQPEQLPLRANDLLPLVERARARRCAPSWHPDLLPAARPHSLNLLRIVGLIKRRSTNRVHLLLAEKTTLHLPTVEIHPTRNLHSTLRKFLVEIFGPDLPQHRPHGLLSVEHSAGVSDDDVTDGSCLTLLVAFRPPLEEAPIIGKYVWHEIDKDLGDQLLARVSSKNDTLLLHVVR, encoded by the coding sequence ATGTCGGACGTGGAGGATCAGGTGCGGCGCGCTTTGGCGGCCAACGCGGCCGAGGAGGGGCGAACTCCGCTGCTGTGCGACTTCAGCGTGGCCGAGCAGCAGGCCGCGGCCGAGGCGCAGGGCGCTCCGCCCCCCGGGGGCGCCGCGGCCAACGCCGGCCCGCCGAAGCTGCCCGACTCGCTCACGCTGGTGGTGGCCTGCGTGCTGCTCAACTCCGAAGACGAGGTGCTGATGGTGCAGGAGGCGAAGAGCGCGTGTGCCGGCAAGTGGTATCTGCCGGCGGGCCGGGCCAACCCTCACGAGACCCTCCACCAGGCCGCGGAGCGAGAGCTGCTGGAAGAGACGGGGCTCACGGCGCACCTGCACACTTTGCTCGCGGTGGAGAGTGCGGCCGGCCGCTGGTTCCGGTACGTGTTCACCGGGGAAGTGACCGGAGGAGAGCTGAAGACCCCGGCGCGGGCGGACGCCGAGTCGCTGCAGGCCAAGTGGGTGCCGCAGCCGGAGCAACTGCCGCTGCGGGCCAACGACCTGCTGCCGCTGGTGGAGAGGGCGCGCGCTCGCCGCTGCGCCCCCTCCTGGCACCCCGACCTGCTGCCGGCCGCTCGTCCGCACTCCCTCAACCTGCTCCGGATCGTCGGCCTCATCAAACGCCGCTCCACCAACCGGGTTCACCTCCTGCTGGCCGAGAAGACCACCCTCCACTTGCCCACCGTAGAGATTCACCCCACCCGCAACCTGCACTCCACCCTCAGGAAGTTCCTCGTGGAGATATTCGGCCCGGACCTGCCCCAACACCGGCCCCACGGCCTCCTCTCCGTGGAACACTCTGCGGGTGTGTCCGACGACGACGTCACCGACGGCTCTTGCCTCACCCTGCTGGTGGCTTTCCGGCCTCCGCTCGAAGAGGCTCCCATCATCGGCAAGTACGTCTGGCACGAAATAGACAAAGATCTGGGCGACCAACTCCTGGCTAGGGTGTCGTCTAAGAACGACACTCTGCTGCTGCACGTCGTGCGCTAG